The nucleotide window tcagggatttccaatttttcataaatTATTAGAGTGTCAATATTAGATTTTTAAACATTATGTTACAGTAGTTGCTTAAGAACTTTCCATAACGTTACGGTGTAAAATTTAAGTGTATTTTCTACAGCTCTACATATCTATCTATAAAATAATCTACTTTCTTTGGGAAATGACTTTCTTGGATGTAGCCACAATCAAATCGTGTAATTCCTTAGGACCACTGGAAGCAATCACACCTTTAGTCTTTAAGGTTCTCCCACAACCAAAATCCAATGGAACATCTTTCATAGAATCAGTGTGGAACCCTCCAGCTTCATGGACGATAACATTTCCGGCCCCATGATCCCAAATCTTTTCCTCGTAAGACATCTTAATAGGTAAACGCAAGTAAAGATCTGCTAATCCAAGCGCTAGAATACAGTATTTCACCTGCGAGTCTAAATGTAATGACTTTGTTACACCCAGTTGTTCCTTAATTTGGGATTGTTCGTCGTGAGAGGAATGACCCTTTTCCACACCTTCCAAAGTGATCATCTCATTAGTGTTCTTTATGTCTCTTACGTGGATCTGAGTCCATTCTTTAGCAATTGATGCAGTGGAATAGAAGGCACCTGAGCCTCTTACAGCACGGAAGATGTAACCAAATGATTCATGGCCTGGAATATCCTTCACAGAGTCAGTATAATCACTTAGGGTTAAATTAGGACAGCCAATGCACCCAACTTGGACAACACCATCCACAATTAATGCTAAACAGACAGCGAATTGTTCTCCTCTCAAGAACCCCTTGGTACCATCAATTGGATCCAAACACCAAAATCTCCCTTGTCTACCTCCTTCGTAATCCCcgaaattaataatttgtttAACATCTTCAATAGACTTCAATGGGAAACTTTTATCCACAAACTTGAATccaacatcatcatcgttCGAGTATTCCCCTTGGAAAACGGtatcattaatttcaatctCCTTTAGGATTTCAGAGACAAACCCATCCTCCAAACCTTCGGCAGATTCCTCACCGACAATTTTGTCATCTGGGAAGTTAGCCTTGATAGcattgatgatgattgTTTGTGCAGCATAATCACCGATGGTCACGGGTGAATTATCAGTCTTTGTAATGGTGGTGGAATCCCTGTGTGCGATCACTTCAGATTGAATCCTCTTGGTGAGAAGAGACGCTTTACGGACTGCTTGAGTGGCTAGCAACAATTCCTTTTCGAATACCATAGTGTCTTTGCTAGTTTGTTCCTATTGCTGCTCAAGTAATGAGTGAGAACGTTGTTGTTCgttttgaagaaagtgacTACAATTGGGTTTCTGTGGCTTTTATGGATCCACGTGTGATTATCAAGATATTCTAATTAGAGGTCTTAGAGACAACGGACATGTTAGATCTACTGAGAATAGACATTCTACAATCAAGAAAGTGACAATGCGGACATATAGATGAGGTTGATGGTATGGGGAGTGTGCTTTGTTTACCCATGCGAGACGGCTATACTTATCCTACGCAGAGCACACCCAATGGccaaacaaaaaaatgCACTTACAGTCTGTGATCATTGATTAATAAAGTGGGAGATTAGCTCCTCCTGTGTCTACTCATATCGTTTCGTTGACGCATGTAgttgttgttcttttcaatgaaaacTTGAAGATTCACAAATcggaaaatttttcattttcgttTTGCGATGAgctgaaatatttaagaaatcTTCACTATATGTACCGAGTAACTAAGCTACCATAGAACAGTTAGTAACACTTTCCTAGCTAGCAAGAAGGAGTAGAATACAATGGCACCTACTTTGAAGAGATCCAGATTAGAGGACAGCGATGCTGAAGCGGCTTCCAGCGGTGATGAAGATCAAGATGTCGGATTTGACATTGCTGGAGATATTGCATTGAATTCAAGTGAGTCTGATGCTAGTGAATCtgacgatgatgaggaagacGTTCAAGATGTCATCGAATatagtgatgatgaaactgagacaaagaagaaaaatgacaaaaagaagaacaacaacaaaacgAAAGAGGATAAGAGTTTTCCTAGCTTAGAATTGtctgatgatgaagcaGACCGTCGAAACAACGAAGAcgaggatgatgatgttaaTGCATATTTCTCTACCAcaaatttggataaatctAAGCATAAGAAGGGTAGTTTCCCCAGTTTCGGTCTATCAAAATTCATTATCTCTAACATTACGAGAAAAGGGTTTCGTCAACCAACACCTATCCAAAGAAAGACAATCCCTTTGATTTTACAAAATAGAGATATTGTTGGTATGGCCAGGACAGGGTCAGGTAAGACGGCAGCATTTATTCTCCCCATGATTGAGAAACTAAAGACTCATTCTGGTAAGATTGGTGCTCGTGCAGTTATCTTATCACCATCAAGAGAATTGGCAATGCAGACTCATAATgtatttaaagatttttcCAAGGGAACTCAATTACGTAGTGTCTTATTGACAGGTGGTGATTCCCTTGAAGATCAATTTGGtatgatgatgaacaaCCC belongs to Naumovozyma castellii chromosome 3, complete genome and includes:
- the MET22 gene encoding 3'(2'),5'-bisphosphate nucleotidase (ancestral locus Anc_3.157), with amino-acid sequence MVFEKELLLATQAVRKASLLTKRIQSEVIAHRDSTTITKTDNSPVTIGDYAAQTIIINAIKANFPDDKIVGEESAEGLEDGFVSEILKEIEINDTVFQGEYSNDDDVGFKFVDKSFPLKSIEDVKQIINFGDYEGGRQGRFWCLDPIDGTKGFLRGEQFAVCLALIVDGVVQVGCIGCPNLTLSDYTDSVKDIPGHESFGYIFRAVRGSGAFYSTASIAKEWTQIHVRDIKNTNEMITLEGVEKGHSSHDEQSQIKEQLGVTKSLHLDSQVKYCILALGLADLYLRLPIKMSYEEKIWDHGAGNVIVHEAGGFHTDSMKDVPLDFGCGRTLKTKGVIASSGPKELHDLIVATSKKVISQRK